TTTCAACAACGTCATCACGCCGAACAATGCCTTCTTCGTGCGCTATCACCTATCGCAGATTCCCGATGTCGACGCGTCAACGTGGCGTCTCGGTATCGGCGGCGACGCCGTCGATAATCCGTATGAGCTCACGCTCGATCAACTGATGCATGAGTTCGAGCAGGTAGAGCTCGTAGCGGTATGCCAGTGCGCCGGCAACCGCCGCGGATTATCGCAGCCACACGTTGCCGGCGTGCAATGGGGCTACGGCGCCATGGGCAACGCCAAATGGAAGGGCGTGCGCCTGCGCGATATCTTGAACCGCGCCGGTGTAACGAAGACCGCGCTCGAAGTGGTCGCAGACGGTGCCGATACCGGTCCGCTCGAACAAACACCGGATTTCAGTAAGAGCCTGCCGATCTGGAAAGCGCTCGACGAAAACGCGTTGATTGCTTACGCCATGAACGATGCGCCACTACCGCATTGGAACGGCTTCCCCGCGCGGCTGGTGGTGCCCGGCTGGACCGGAACGTATTGGCTAAAACACCTCACCTCGCTCAATGTGGTGACGCAACCGTATAAAAATTTCTGGATGAGCACGGCGTATCGAATTCCCAAAGACAAGTTCGCCCTAGTCGATCGCTTCGTATCGCAAGAAACCGAAACTAATACACCGGTCACTGAGGTTGTCGTCAACTCGCTCATTACGAACGTCCGCGATGGCCAACGTGTACGACTCGGTCAACCGGTCACGTTTAACGGCATCGCTTGGGACGCCGGTTACGGTATTAGTGGTGTCGAGGTATCGGTCGACGACGGCAAAACGTGGCGTACCGCGGAACTCGGCGAATTTCACGGCCGTTTTTCGTTCCGCCCGTTTCGCTACGTCTTCAAGCCGCCGCGCAAAGGCGAGTACACGATCCTGGCCAAGGCAATCAACCGTATCGGTGCCTCGCAGACCTTCGAAGCCATTTTCAATCCCGCCGGTTATCACCACAACGTGGTGCATCGCCTCGGCCTACGCGTGGTATGACGATGGAGGCGAACATGAGAACACTATTGCTCGGTGGTCTGTTGCTAAGCGCGCCCGCACTCGCCGGCGAAAACACCGTCTCACTCAAAGACGCCCCCGGCCGCGATTTGGTCGTGCGTCGTTGCATCGCTTGCCATAGCCTCGACTACATCCCGATGAACTC
Above is a genomic segment from Gammaproteobacteria bacterium containing:
- a CDS encoding cytochrome c produces the protein MRTLLLGGLLLSAPALAGENTVSLKDAPGRDLVVRRCIACHSLDYIPMNSVFLDRKAWQAEVNKMTNVMGAPIAEEDAVKIVDYLVSEYGK
- a CDS encoding molybdopterin-dependent oxidoreductase, with protein sequence MHSRRQFLRTSAGGLLIAGAAWTNTPAFAAAAKRGLSTLPAGTLETATLDALTGKVPLIKRSYRPPNFETPLRYFNNVITPNNAFFVRYHLSQIPDVDASTWRLGIGGDAVDNPYELTLDQLMHEFEQVELVAVCQCAGNRRGLSQPHVAGVQWGYGAMGNAKWKGVRLRDILNRAGVTKTALEVVADGADTGPLEQTPDFSKSLPIWKALDENALIAYAMNDAPLPHWNGFPARLVVPGWTGTYWLKHLTSLNVVTQPYKNFWMSTAYRIPKDKFALVDRFVSQETETNTPVTEVVVNSLITNVRDGQRVRLGQPVTFNGIAWDAGYGISGVEVSVDDGKTWRTAELGEFHGRFSFRPFRYVFKPPRKGEYTILAKAINRIGASQTFEAIFNPAGYHHNVVHRLGLRVV